One genomic region from Chloroherpetonaceae bacterium encodes:
- a CDS encoding glycosyltransferase family 9 protein has protein sequence MTEPARILIIRLSSIGDIVLATPLVRQVRTRFPHATIDFLTKPAFAELLAHNSHLSHLFTTENFTSAYRYDLCIDLQNNWRSYRLRHRLASKTFVYRKQNWRKFLLVAFKWRWQLDTRPVPLRYLSACAPLGLVDDGKGCELFLSDAHRAFAQRSLAALPTLAVCYGAKHFTKRFPLEKLARVLNALQQAEPLLQVVLLGGREDAVLGQMLTQQLTPSPLVKNFSGQCSLLESAALIERADAVLTNDTGLMHIAAAFQKRLVVLFGSSVREFGFLPFRAPFELIENPVATCRPCSHIGRSHCPKGHFRCMKELDEQAIVAAVRRALGLGVPVA, from the coding sequence ATGACTGAGCCTGCTCGGATTCTCATCATACGCCTTAGCTCTATTGGCGATATTGTGCTGGCTACCCCCCTTGTGCGACAAGTGCGCACTCGCTTTCCACACGCCACCATTGATTTTCTCACCAAACCTGCTTTCGCAGAACTTTTGGCACATAATTCGCATCTTTCACACCTTTTTACCACTGAGAATTTTACCTCTGCTTATCGCTATGACCTTTGCATTGACTTGCAAAACAATTGGCGCTCCTACCGCTTGCGCCACCGCCTCGCTTCAAAGACATTTGTATACAGAAAGCAAAACTGGCGGAAGTTTTTGCTCGTTGCCTTTAAGTGGCGCTGGCAGCTGGATACGCGCCCTGTGCCTTTGCGCTACCTTTCTGCTTGTGCACCGCTTGGCCTTGTCGATGATGGTAAAGGCTGCGAGCTGTTTCTCTCCGATGCCCATAGAGCATTCGCCCAACGCTCGCTTGCAGCCTTGCCCACGCTTGCAGTCTGCTACGGTGCAAAGCACTTTACGAAGCGCTTTCCGCTAGAGAAACTTGCGCGGGTTCTTAATGCGCTGCAGCAAGCCGAGCCTCTACTTCAAGTCGTGCTCTTAGGGGGCAGGGAAGATGCGGTCCTCGGTCAAATGCTTACCCAACAGCTTACGCCCAGCCCGCTTGTGAAAAACTTTTCAGGACAGTGTTCGCTCTTAGAAAGCGCTGCGTTGATTGAACGCGCTGATGCTGTTCTAACCAACGACACGGGTCTAATGCATATTGCTGCCGCCTTTCAGAAGCGTCTCGTTGTTCTCTTTGGCTCATCGGTTCGCGAGTTTGGCTTTCTACCTTTTCGTGCCCCTTTCGAGCTGATAGAAAACCCTGTGGCAACATGTCGACCGTGCTCGCATATTGGGCGTTCTCACTGTCCAAAGGGGCACTTTAGGTGTATGAAGGAATTGGATGAGCAGGCTATTGTTGCGGCGGTGCGTCGGGCGTTAGGCTTAGGCGTGCCAGTGGCGTAG
- a CDS encoding metallophosphoesterase encodes MSESSPLFSFGIITDIQYANLETQGRLRFREVPEKLRAAVEYWNRQSLAFVVQLGDIVHGNGAETYGEFQLIASILERTDAPCFHLIGNHCLSVRLEDLLRRFQMNEPYYAFSHKGFRFIALYGMDISIESDGEAREKAREFLAQNPTMREWCGALSETQLTWLESEIRWAEMRGERIVFLCHFPVHWQTTDEGHGILWNYAEVQSLIFSSPNSAVWFNGHYHKGAETVERGVHFISLEALVEAPEGSNAFGIVEVYPDRLVLHGEGAMKSRMLCFSTPLARLSLTPDAPPQQ; translated from the coding sequence ATGTCAGAATCATCGCCGCTATTTTCCTTCGGAATTATCACCGACATTCAGTACGCCAATCTGGAAACACAAGGCAGGCTGCGCTTTAGGGAAGTGCCCGAAAAGCTAAGAGCAGCAGTAGAGTACTGGAATCGGCAGTCGCTGGCTTTTGTGGTCCAGCTCGGCGATATCGTGCATGGCAACGGCGCTGAAACCTATGGTGAATTTCAACTAATTGCCTCAATTCTGGAGCGCACTGATGCGCCATGCTTTCATCTCATCGGCAATCACTGCCTAAGTGTGCGCCTTGAAGACCTGCTGCGTCGCTTCCAGATGAATGAGCCGTATTACGCCTTTTCACACAAAGGATTTCGCTTCATTGCACTCTACGGAATGGATATCAGCATAGAGAGTGACGGGGAGGCGCGTGAGAAAGCAAGAGAGTTTTTAGCACAAAACCCAACAATGCGTGAGTGGTGTGGCGCGCTTAGTGAAACGCAGCTAACTTGGTTGGAGTCAGAAATTCGCTGGGCAGAAATGCGTGGCGAGCGAATTGTGTTTCTCTGCCACTTCCCTGTGCATTGGCAAACGACCGATGAAGGGCACGGCATCCTCTGGAACTATGCTGAAGTGCAGAGCCTAATTTTTTCTTCTCCTAACTCAGCGGTTTGGTTCAATGGGCATTACCACAAAGGAGCGGAGACCGTAGAGCGTGGTGTGCATTTCATTTCACTGGAAGCCCTTGTCGAGGCGCCCGAAGGCAGTAATGCATTTGGCATTGTCGAAGTCTACCCAGATCGCCTTGTGCTGCATGGGGAAGGTGCGATGAAAAGCCGCATGCTCTGTTTTTCTACGCCACTGGCACGCCTAAGCCTAACGCCCGACGCACCGCCGCAACAATAG
- a CDS encoding SpoIIE family protein phosphatase, translating to MDNASRTYLPPTVFRLLLLLLAAVVVVGKTAEVMSIFTSPTDENLFQDTPEGVRIMHVTPGGVSDQAGIRVGDILTAINNQTFQNAREANAILKRTKPGDVLSYTIRRGSETLVLNVTIARVGIDWAILLSLLVMAMAVLVALFVGLLRPQLKGAQLLSLSLLLLSPVFVITGLGKGGLGGVLWWTGTFLAVPLSLHASLHYPAPKRQVAAQVRCVQAAYFISFSIWLALVLVRPSALVFIGVSSIYAASMAALAREIVVRHDAETQRFQQWIWRAFGLFALSYHIGWLLFVLFGREFLYVLLLSVAVPVAYFYSITKYRFFGITRIMKRGLTYNIALAALILLIAVLSLNTIAFLVSLHFEHQISVKFSPVSVKIFIDQQMPAGNKEGERFLYIAFGALLTVVCWLLLRQSKRMLDKWFYRQEYNYKRALTELSEILAEKITSEELAESLCKEIVKYMQLKGAAIFLLEKGRYRLAFAEGSCKSLTTRNISILNLHEFDLQFPQPISEFLSPDSPSALQLLQEADVQLLVPLLIKQKPVGMILLAEKRSEEIYKEDDVHFIDSLAKQAAVAFENARLNREASDKRRLKRELEFAQKVQQELLPRLSEDTPIAANLRIATAYFSVGEVGGDYYDVLYDKPTPSSEPESLMVLVGDVAGKGISAAMYMSRVQGIVRTLYHGGLRAPKALLEQLNTMLFSKDARRAFVTMICARFTPKAKTLDVARAGHLPMIWYSAHEKKVHVVKPSGIAIGLDSGKIFAHALQTETIHYDERDIFAFFSDGVTEARNKDGEEFGMERLMELIARHATHSASYLRATIESELIDFVGTSDRFDDITLLIIKAEPITTAPPLENSAHPSTSEPLPAQLSGLPND from the coding sequence ATGGACAACGCATCACGGACATACCTGCCACCCACCGTGTTCCGACTGCTTTTGCTTCTTTTGGCAGCAGTGGTAGTGGTTGGCAAAACCGCTGAGGTGATGAGCATTTTCACCTCACCCACTGATGAAAATCTCTTTCAGGATACGCCTGAGGGCGTGCGCATTATGCACGTAACGCCGGGTGGTGTTTCCGACCAAGCTGGCATTCGAGTAGGCGACATTCTCACCGCCATCAACAATCAAACTTTTCAGAATGCCCGCGAAGCAAATGCGATTCTCAAGAGAACAAAGCCGGGCGATGTGCTTAGCTACACCATTCGCCGTGGTTCAGAGACGCTGGTGCTCAATGTTACCATTGCCCGTGTCGGCATTGATTGGGCGATTTTGCTCTCACTCCTTGTGATGGCGATGGCTGTGCTGGTTGCACTTTTTGTAGGCTTGCTTCGCCCGCAGCTCAAAGGGGCCCAACTGCTTTCGCTCTCTCTGCTCTTGCTCTCACCTGTCTTTGTCATTACAGGTTTAGGAAAAGGTGGCTTAGGTGGTGTGCTTTGGTGGACAGGAACGTTTCTGGCTGTGCCGCTTTCGCTGCATGCGTCATTGCACTACCCTGCCCCCAAGCGACAAGTGGCGGCGCAAGTGCGCTGCGTGCAGGCGGCTTATTTCATTAGCTTTTCTATCTGGCTTGCTTTGGTGTTGGTTCGTCCTTCTGCACTGGTCTTTATTGGTGTCAGCAGCATCTATGCCGCCTCTATGGCCGCGCTGGCACGTGAAATTGTCGTGCGGCACGACGCTGAGACCCAACGTTTCCAGCAATGGATTTGGCGCGCCTTTGGGCTTTTTGCTCTCTCTTACCACATCGGTTGGCTGCTTTTTGTGCTCTTCGGCAGAGAGTTTCTTTATGTGTTGTTGCTCTCGGTAGCCGTGCCCGTCGCATACTTCTACAGCATTACGAAGTATCGCTTCTTTGGCATCACGCGCATTATGAAGCGCGGGCTTACTTACAACATCGCCCTTGCCGCCTTGATTTTGCTAATTGCCGTGCTGAGCCTTAACACGATTGCCTTTCTGGTGAGCCTGCACTTTGAGCATCAAATTAGTGTGAAGTTTTCACCCGTGAGCGTAAAGATTTTCATTGACCAACAAATGCCTGCGGGCAATAAGGAAGGCGAGCGATTTTTGTATATCGCGTTTGGTGCTTTGCTCACGGTTGTCTGCTGGCTGCTTTTGCGCCAGTCTAAACGAATGCTGGATAAGTGGTTCTACCGCCAAGAGTATAACTACAAGCGCGCCCTCACAGAGCTATCTGAAATTTTAGCTGAGAAGATTACATCGGAGGAGCTGGCTGAATCGCTCTGCAAAGAAATCGTAAAGTATATGCAGCTGAAAGGGGCAGCGATATTTCTTCTCGAAAAAGGTCGCTATCGCCTCGCCTTTGCAGAAGGCAGTTGCAAGTCGCTTACCACGCGCAATATATCCATTCTTAATCTTCACGAGTTTGATCTTCAGTTTCCACAGCCGATTAGTGAATTTCTCTCGCCTGATAGCCCCAGTGCACTTCAGCTCCTACAAGAGGCAGACGTGCAACTCTTGGTGCCCCTTCTTATTAAGCAGAAGCCTGTGGGAATGATTCTTTTAGCCGAAAAGCGCTCTGAGGAAATCTACAAGGAAGATGACGTGCACTTTATTGACTCTCTGGCAAAGCAAGCGGCGGTCGCGTTTGAGAACGCTCGTCTGAATCGGGAAGCCAGCGACAAGCGCCGATTGAAGCGCGAGCTTGAATTTGCCCAAAAAGTGCAGCAAGAACTTTTGCCACGCCTATCAGAAGACACTCCAATTGCGGCCAACCTTCGCATTGCGACGGCTTACTTTTCCGTCGGTGAAGTTGGCGGCGACTACTACGATGTGCTTTATGATAAGCCTACTCCGTCTTCTGAGCCAGAAAGCCTGATGGTGCTGGTAGGTGATGTGGCTGGCAAAGGCATTTCAGCGGCAATGTATATGTCGCGCGTGCAAGGCATTGTGCGCACGCTCTATCACGGCGGACTTCGTGCTCCGAAAGCTCTGCTCGAGCAGCTCAACACGATGCTTTTTTCAAAGGACGCACGGCGCGCATTTGTAACGATGATTTGTGCACGCTTTACACCCAAAGCGAAAACGCTTGATGTCGCTCGTGCTGGACATCTCCCAATGATTTGGTATTCTGCGCACGAAAAGAAAGTGCACGTGGTGAAGCCGTCGGGCATCGCTATTGGGCTGGATTCTGGCAAGATTTTCGCTCACGCCCTTCAGACAGAGACGATTCACTACGACGAGCGTGATATTTTTGCTTTCTTTTCAGACGGCGTTACCGAAGCGAGAAATAAGGACGGTGAAGAATTCGGTATGGAACGGCTGATGGAGCTGATTGCACGCCATGCGACCCACTCTGCCAGCTACCTACGCGCTACCATTGAAAGCGAACTGATTGACTTTGTGGGCACCAGCGACCGCTTTGATGACATCACCTTGCTTATCATCAAGGCGGAGCCGATAACGACTGCACCGCCTCTTGAGAACAGTGCACACCCATCAACCAGTGAACCGCTCCCAGCACAGCTTTCAGGTCTACCGAATGACTGA
- a CDS encoding B12-binding domain-containing radical SAM protein codes for MNGFVPAEQVTILPTAQKKPTRRKRWLLIQPKSRTNLMVDSGKVSIPLNLMMVGTLAQKHFDVEFVDERIGDKVPEDFSPYDVVAITARTLNVSKAYQIADAALAQGKRVILGGTHPTMLFDEAKHHATSVVFGEVESVWDELCRDVENDTMKPQYRAGAFKSMTEMERPDFNIVLRSPNSKNYSFRIPILATKGCPVGCNFCTTPTIYGKSFRTRDTQRVVDEIKFHQNRLGKKDIHISFMDDNISFRPAFMEELLNAMVGLGAKWNANISMNFLEDPKVAELAKEAGCELLNIGFESVTPETIKYVHKGSNRINRYDEVVANVHRQGIGIQGYFIFGFDTDTMASFQGTYDFIMRNRIEFPVFTIATPFPGTPWFEEMRPRIRHFNWDKYDTYHYIYKPAKMEQEEFLRAFIKIQQEVYSWKNIWYRMKGKPFNWVWMVNVAMHYFTRRLKPEMFL; via the coding sequence ATGAATGGATTTGTGCCCGCCGAGCAGGTAACGATTCTGCCTACTGCTCAGAAAAAACCGACACGCCGCAAGCGTTGGCTACTCATTCAGCCCAAGAGCCGCACAAACTTGATGGTGGACTCAGGCAAAGTGAGCATTCCACTAAACCTAATGATGGTTGGCACACTGGCACAGAAACATTTTGATGTGGAATTTGTCGATGAGCGCATCGGAGATAAAGTGCCAGAGGATTTTTCACCCTACGACGTGGTGGCAATTACAGCACGCACGCTCAATGTCTCCAAAGCGTATCAAATTGCCGATGCGGCGCTGGCGCAGGGCAAGCGAGTGATTTTAGGTGGCACGCATCCCACAATGCTCTTTGATGAAGCTAAACATCACGCAACCAGTGTGGTCTTTGGCGAAGTAGAGTCAGTTTGGGACGAGCTATGCCGTGATGTGGAAAATGACACAATGAAACCGCAGTATCGCGCAGGCGCCTTCAAGTCTATGACCGAGATGGAGAGACCTGATTTCAACATCGTCCTGCGCTCACCGAATTCAAAGAATTACAGTTTCCGCATTCCAATTCTGGCAACAAAAGGCTGCCCCGTCGGCTGCAACTTCTGCACTACGCCTACGATTTATGGCAAGTCGTTCCGCACCCGCGATACACAGCGCGTGGTTGACGAAATCAAGTTCCACCAAAATCGCTTGGGCAAAAAAGACATTCACATTTCGTTTATGGACGACAACATTAGCTTTCGTCCAGCCTTTATGGAGGAACTGCTCAATGCAATGGTGGGACTGGGAGCGAAGTGGAATGCAAATATCTCAATGAACTTTTTGGAAGACCCCAAAGTCGCTGAACTGGCAAAGGAAGCAGGGTGCGAACTTCTCAACATTGGCTTTGAGTCGGTAACGCCTGAGACCATCAAATACGTCCATAAAGGCTCAAACCGTATCAATCGCTACGATGAAGTGGTGGCAAATGTGCATAGGCAAGGCATCGGCATTCAGGGCTACTTTATCTTCGGCTTTGATACCGATACGATGGCAAGTTTTCAGGGCACATATGATTTTATTATGCGCAATCGAATTGAGTTTCCAGTTTTTACCATCGCCACGCCCTTCCCAGGCACGCCTTGGTTTGAAGAAATGCGACCGCGCATTCGGCACTTTAACTGGGATAAATATGATACCTATCACTACATCTACAAGCCAGCCAAGATGGAGCAAGAAGAATTTTTGCGTGCCTTTATCAAGATTCAGCAAGAAGTGTATTCGTGGAAAAATATCTGGTATCGAATGAAAGGGAAGCCATTCAACTGGGTATGGATGGTAAATGTCGCAATGCATTATTTTACACGGCGCTTGAAGCCTGAAATGTTCCTGTAA